Proteins encoded within one genomic window of Rhodothermales bacterium:
- the dnaA gene encoding chromosomal replication initiator protein DnaA codes for MNARAQAVWTDCLAQISSRVPAYSYETWIRPIRALSLDGQEKQILNLEVPNAFHQRWIEEHYRDLLSDSIRGILGPDARAAYTIGAYRAQDEAPELPEAQRTPPAPEVLPSGDGMPVHVQEPQPLPVVVEENVAPPQLNEHYTFDEFVECDGNRLARNAALAIAHRPGSTSFNPLFIYGNVGLGKTHLAQAICHQAMRVHPDLRVVYVSSDNFTNQFISAIRNNRSHEFANFYRALDVLVVDDIQFLSGKERTQEEFFHLFNVLHQSGGQIVLCADRPPRDIQGIHARLVSRFQWGLTADISAPDFETRAAILLQKARRYNLDLPAEVIETIARSVSTNIRDLEGILTKLLAHSLLHQEEIDARLVCEVLGERGTPMSRITLERIMEVVSEEFGIPREHIIGKSRKREVVLARQTVMYFAKALTHQSLKSIGSYFAGRDHSTVIHALRTIEGYMETDPQFSARVDRIERLLKMNGH; via the coding sequence ATGAACGCAAGGGCACAAGCCGTATGGACCGATTGTCTTGCGCAGATTTCGAGTAGAGTGCCCGCCTATAGCTACGAGACCTGGATCCGTCCTATTCGGGCGCTGTCTCTCGACGGTCAAGAAAAGCAAATCCTTAATCTGGAAGTACCGAACGCCTTTCACCAGCGCTGGATCGAAGAGCATTATCGGGATCTCCTGTCAGACAGCATCCGCGGCATCCTCGGCCCGGATGCGCGGGCGGCCTATACGATCGGCGCCTACCGCGCCCAGGACGAGGCGCCCGAACTGCCCGAGGCCCAGCGTACGCCCCCCGCTCCCGAAGTACTGCCCTCCGGCGACGGAATGCCGGTACATGTCCAAGAACCGCAACCGCTTCCGGTCGTCGTGGAAGAAAATGTAGCGCCGCCCCAGTTGAATGAGCATTACACGTTCGATGAGTTCGTGGAATGCGACGGCAACCGTCTTGCGCGCAACGCGGCGCTGGCGATTGCGCACCGCCCGGGTTCGACGAGCTTCAACCCGCTGTTCATCTACGGCAACGTGGGGCTGGGGAAGACGCATCTCGCCCAGGCGATCTGCCATCAGGCGATGCGCGTCCACCCCGACCTGCGCGTGGTGTACGTATCGAGCGACAACTTCACCAACCAGTTTATTTCGGCGATCCGCAACAACCGGAGCCACGAGTTCGCCAACTTTTACCGGGCGCTGGATGTCCTCGTCGTCGACGACATCCAGTTCCTCAGCGGCAAGGAGCGCACCCAGGAGGAGTTCTTTCACCTGTTCAACGTGCTCCACCAGTCGGGCGGCCAGATCGTGCTCTGCGCCGACCGTCCGCCGCGCGACATCCAGGGCATCCACGCGCGTCTCGTGTCGCGCTTCCAGTGGGGCCTCACGGCCGACATCAGCGCGCCAGATTTCGAGACCCGCGCCGCGATCCTGCTCCAGAAGGCGCGCCGCTATAACCTCGACCTGCCGGCAGAGGTCATCGAGACCATCGCCCGGTCGGTGTCGACGAACATCCGGGACCTCGAAGGCATCCTGACGAAGCTCCTGGCGCACAGCCTGCTGCATCAGGAAGAGATCGACGCCCGGCTCGTTTGCGAGGTGCTCGGCGAGCGGGGCACCCCCATGAGCCGCATCACGCTGGAGCGGATCATGGAGGTCGTATCGGAAGAATTCGGCATCCCGCGCGAGCACATCATCGGCAAGTCCCGGAAACGCGAGGTGGTCCTCGCCCGGCAAACGGTGATGTACTTCGCCAAGGCGCTCACGCACCAGTCGCTGAAGTCGATCGGCTCGTATTTCGCCGGCCGCGACCACAGCACGGTCATCCACGCGCTGCGCACGATCGAGGGATACATGGAAACGGATCCCCAGTTCAGCGCACGCGTCGACCGGATCGAGCGCCTGCTGAAAATGAACGGACACTGA
- the dinB gene encoding DNA polymerase IV encodes MDRKIIHIDMDAFFASVEQRDDPSLRGKPVVVGGSPTGRGVVAAASYEARVYGIHSAMPARTALRLCPDLVFVRGDFARYREASTHMRRILTEYTALIEPLSLDECYLDVSDLPEGYPTATAVAREIRARIRDELNLTASAGVAPLKFVAKMASDYKKPDGLTVVPPEKLLAFLHPLKVAKLPGVGPATESYLNENGIFTIGDLAALTPERVDGMFGKYGRRLWERSNGIDEGQVRTYRKRKSRSAERTFAQDLVHRPEMHRMLESLAARVCQEMTRDALLARTVRIKVRYRDFTTFTRATTLFDATADEGLVSRVAIALLDLVAPAQPVRLLGVGLANLVYPDTPRQLRLAF; translated from the coding sequence ATGGATCGCAAGATCATTCATATCGACATGGATGCGTTCTTCGCCTCGGTGGAGCAGCGCGACGATCCGTCGCTTCGGGGAAAGCCGGTGGTAGTGGGCGGCAGTCCGACCGGCCGCGGCGTCGTGGCGGCCGCCAGCTACGAGGCCCGGGTGTACGGCATCCACTCCGCCATGCCGGCGCGCACCGCCCTGCGGCTGTGCCCGGACCTCGTCTTCGTGCGCGGCGATTTCGCCCGCTACCGCGAGGCGTCGACCCACATGCGCCGGATTTTGACCGAATACACTGCCCTGATCGAGCCGCTGAGTCTGGACGAGTGTTATCTGGACGTGTCCGATCTCCCCGAGGGGTACCCTACGGCCACCGCGGTCGCCCGGGAGATCCGGGCCCGGATTCGGGACGAGCTCAACCTGACCGCCTCCGCCGGCGTGGCGCCGCTCAAGTTCGTCGCCAAGATGGCGTCGGATTATAAAAAGCCGGACGGCCTCACCGTGGTGCCGCCCGAAAAACTGCTGGCGTTCCTGCATCCGCTCAAGGTGGCGAAGCTGCCCGGCGTGGGGCCGGCGACGGAATCGTACCTGAACGAAAACGGCATTTTCACCATCGGCGACCTGGCCGCGCTCACGCCGGAGCGCGTGGACGGCATGTTCGGGAAATACGGCCGGCGTCTGTGGGAGCGCAGCAACGGCATCGACGAGGGGCAGGTCCGCACCTACCGCAAGCGCAAGTCGCGCAGCGCGGAGCGCACGTTTGCGCAGGACCTCGTCCACCGCCCGGAGATGCACCGGATGCTCGAATCGCTCGCGGCCCGCGTGTGCCAGGAAATGACGCGCGACGCCCTCCTGGCGCGCACCGTGCGGATCAAGGTGCGTTATCGCGATTTTACAACCTTTACCCGCGCCACCACCCTGTTCGACGCGACCGCCGACGAGGGGCTCGTGAGCCGCGTCGCGATCGCGCTGCTCGACCTCGTCGCGCCGGCCCAGCCCGTACGGCTGCTCGGCGTCGGCCTCGCCAACCTGGTCTATCCGGATACGCCGAGACAGCTTCGCCTCGCGTTCTGA
- a CDS encoding mechanosensitive ion channel family protein has protein sequence MFERLQELLADYQLFGVPLYEIALIAGAWLVLTFVLFFVRKQVGGRLERLAARTTNLVDDVLSVIVNQTKNYFLIAIALLGAMLAGTLPDATETTLRRIVLLVSLVQMVAWGSSLITLWLDNYRKRRFEEDPAAVTTMQAAALFGRLVLGLIAVLLALDNFGVDVTALVAGLGIGGIAVALAVQNILGDLFASLSIILDKPFVVGDFLIVGDYLGSVEKVGLKTTRLRSLSGEQIIVSNSDLLSSRIRNFKRMYERRIAFTIGVTYETPREHIAQIPDMLKEIVLAQENVRFDRAHFKGFGDFSLDFEIVYFVLVPDFAVYMDIQQAMNLEIMRRFEELGIEFAYPTQMLYVQQQAAAAS, from the coding sequence ATGTTTGAACGACTGCAAGAACTGCTGGCCGACTATCAACTTTTTGGCGTACCCCTCTACGAAATCGCCCTCATCGCCGGCGCGTGGCTGGTGCTGACGTTCGTGCTGTTTTTCGTGCGCAAACAGGTGGGCGGCCGGCTGGAGCGCCTCGCTGCGCGCACGACGAACCTCGTCGACGACGTCCTTTCCGTGATCGTCAACCAGACGAAGAACTATTTCCTGATCGCGATCGCGCTGCTGGGGGCGATGCTGGCCGGCACGCTCCCGGATGCGACGGAGACGACGCTCCGCCGTATCGTGCTGCTCGTGAGCCTCGTGCAGATGGTGGCCTGGGGCTCCAGCCTGATCACGCTGTGGCTGGATAATTACCGCAAGCGCCGTTTCGAGGAGGACCCCGCCGCCGTGACCACGATGCAGGCGGCCGCCCTGTTCGGACGCCTGGTGCTGGGGCTCATCGCGGTGCTGCTGGCGCTGGATAATTTCGGGGTGGATGTGACGGCGCTGGTGGCCGGCCTGGGCATCGGTGGCATAGCCGTCGCCCTCGCCGTCCAGAACATCCTGGGCGATCTCTTTGCCTCGCTCTCGATCATCCTCGACAAGCCGTTCGTCGTGGGCGATTTTCTGATCGTGGGCGACTATCTCGGGTCGGTGGAGAAGGTGGGATTAAAGACGACCCGCCTCCGCAGCCTCTCCGGCGAGCAGATCATCGTATCCAATAGCGACCTGTTATCCAGCCGCATCCGCAACTTCAAGCGGATGTACGAACGCCGCATCGCGTTTACGATCGGCGTCACCTACGAGACCCCGCGCGAACACATCGCGCAGATCCCGGACATGCTCAAGGAGATCGTGCTCGCGCAGGAAAACGTCCGCTTCGACCGCGCGCACTTCAAGGGGTTCGGCGATTTTTCGCTCGACTTCGAGATCGTCTATTTCGTGCTCGTGCCGGACTTTGCGGTGTACATGGACATCCAGCAGGCGATGAATCTGGAAATCATGCGTCGCTTCGAGGAGCTGGGCATCGAGTTCGCGTATCCGACGCAGATGCTGTACGTGCAGCAGCAGGCCGCCGCGGCGTCATGA
- a CDS encoding YigZ family protein: MTDTYRIIAGPTRAEIKVKGSRFIAEALPASTPAEAEVQVAAIRKREYDATHHCWAYRIGVDGAQFRSSDDGEPSGTAGAPILRQIDAKEVTNTLVVVTRYYGGTKLGTGGLIRAYGDAAAAAMADAVVREEIVRVTLKIRFPYDETSPAMRLIEEMEASMTGSTYGDDTELEVAVRASRVEAFREAFVERLRGRGVIRLGS, encoded by the coding sequence ATGACCGACACGTACCGCATCATCGCCGGCCCGACGCGGGCCGAGATCAAGGTAAAGGGCTCGCGCTTTATCGCGGAGGCCTTGCCGGCGTCCACGCCGGCGGAGGCCGAGGTGCAGGTCGCCGCCATCCGAAAGCGTGAGTACGATGCGACGCACCATTGCTGGGCCTACCGCATCGGGGTGGACGGCGCCCAGTTCCGCTCCAGCGACGACGGCGAGCCCTCCGGCACGGCCGGCGCGCCCATCCTCCGGCAGATCGACGCGAAGGAGGTCACGAATACGCTGGTCGTGGTCACCCGCTACTACGGCGGCACCAAGCTGGGGACGGGCGGGCTCATCCGCGCTTACGGCGACGCCGCCGCCGCGGCGATGGCGGACGCGGTGGTCCGCGAGGAGATCGTCCGGGTCACGCTGAAGATCCGGTTTCCCTACGACGAGACATCGCCGGCGATGCGGCTCATCGAGGAGATGGAGGCGTCGATGACCGGATCGACGTATGGCGACGATACGGAGCTCGAGGTGGCGGTCCGCGCCTCGCGGGTTGAGGCCTTCCGGGAGGCGTTCGTGGAGCGGCTGCGGGGGCGGGGGGTGATCCGGTTAGGCTCCTGA
- the rnhA gene encoding ribonuclease HI, whose protein sequence is MKHVILYTDGACSGNPGPGGWAAILIHGGHRRELSGGEKHTTNNRMELMGAIGGLEALKEPCRVTIHTDSAYMLRAFTEGWLQKWQKNGWKTASKKPVENQDLWQRLLELEKKHQVEWSKVKGHADDELNNRCDELAVAARKNL, encoded by the coding sequence TTGAAGCACGTCATCCTCTACACCGACGGGGCCTGCAGCGGCAACCCGGGCCCCGGCGGATGGGCCGCCATCCTGATCCACGGCGGCCACCGACGCGAACTCTCCGGAGGGGAAAAGCACACCACCAACAACCGGATGGAGCTGATGGGAGCCATCGGGGGCCTCGAAGCGCTCAAGGAGCCCTGCCGCGTCACGATCCACACCGACAGCGCCTACATGCTCCGCGCCTTCACCGAGGGCTGGCTCCAGAAGTGGCAGAAGAACGGCTGGAAAACCGCGAGCAAAAAACCCGTCGAGAACCAGGACCTCTGGCAGCGGCTGCTGGAGCTGGAGAAGAAGCACCAGGTCGAATGGTCCAAGGTAAAGGGCCACGCCGACGACGAATTGAACAACCGGTGCGACGAACTGGCCGTCGCCGCCCGGAAGAACCTGTAG
- the obgE gene encoding GTPase ObgE — MKFVDYVTISVRSGKGGAGAVSFRRAKYEPNGGPDGGDGGAGGSVLLEGDAHLYTLLDLRYNRHHFADNGRPGSGAMKQGRSGDDIVLRVPIGTIARNAETDEIMAEIIEPGQRIVLAQGGRGGKGNTFFKSSTHQTPRYAQPGEPGQEMDVVMELKLLADVGLVGFPNAGKSTLVASLSAARPKIADYPFTTLEPALGVVRVEDYKSFVIADIPGIIEGAHEGRGLGVQFLKHIERNAILLFVIPSTDDDPAASYRILLAELEAFNPDLLRKPRMVALSKIDLLPVDDLDEWIAMIREGFPDDLHIVPISAVAQKGLDRLRMDLWNRLEKSKA; from the coding sequence ATGAAATTTGTCGATTACGTCACCATCTCGGTCCGCAGCGGTAAGGGCGGCGCCGGCGCCGTCTCGTTCCGCCGCGCCAAGTACGAGCCCAACGGGGGTCCGGATGGTGGCGACGGCGGAGCCGGCGGCTCCGTCCTGCTCGAGGGCGACGCCCACCTGTACACCCTGCTCGATCTCCGGTACAACCGGCACCACTTCGCCGATAACGGCCGGCCGGGCTCCGGCGCCATGAAGCAGGGACGCAGCGGCGACGACATCGTCCTGCGCGTCCCCATCGGGACCATCGCGCGCAACGCGGAGACCGACGAGATCATGGCCGAGATCATCGAGCCGGGCCAGCGTATCGTGCTCGCCCAGGGTGGGCGCGGCGGCAAGGGCAATACCTTCTTCAAGTCCTCGACGCATCAGACGCCGCGCTACGCGCAGCCCGGCGAGCCGGGGCAGGAGATGGACGTCGTGATGGAGCTCAAGCTCCTGGCTGATGTGGGGCTCGTGGGGTTTCCAAACGCCGGCAAGAGCACGCTCGTCGCCTCGCTCTCCGCCGCGCGTCCGAAAATCGCCGATTACCCCTTTACGACGCTGGAGCCGGCGCTGGGCGTCGTGCGGGTCGAGGACTACAAGTCGTTCGTCATCGCCGACATCCCGGGCATCATCGAGGGGGCGCACGAAGGGCGAGGCCTCGGCGTCCAGTTTCTGAAGCATATCGAACGCAACGCCATCCTGCTTTTCGTCATCCCTTCCACCGATGACGACCCCGCCGCATCCTACCGCATCCTGCTGGCCGAACTGGAGGCGTTCAACCCGGATCTCCTCCGCAAGCCGCGCATGGTCGCGCTCAGCAAGATCGATCTGCTGCCCGTCGACGATCTCGACGAGTGGATCGCCATGATCCGGGAAGGTTTTCCCGACGACCTGCACATCGTACCGATCAGCGCCGTTGCACAAAAAGGGCTCGACAGGTTACGAATGGACCTCTGGAATCGTCTAGAGAAGAGTAAGGCGTAG
- a CDS encoding aminotransferase class V-fold PLP-dependent enzyme, which produces MTIDELRQHFPHTRHGIYMNHAAVAPMSTPVVEALQAYIAERHETHVENFFDMEPVIASALDRAAAAIGTVADRVAFVPNTSYALNLLAQGLDWQQGDRIAIPGCEFPANVYPFVNLRDRGVEVDYIPDRDGVFTLEDVEAMLTKRTRLLTVSWVQFLSGFKADLRALGALCRERGILFCVDAIQGLGAFGLDVASCGIDFLACGGHKWLMASQGIGFLYVTEALQDRLKSMAGWLHGPIDWSRLTDYELTFHPTARRYRLGTMNMMGVVSLNAALGLREQCGVDWCAEQVLDRAALLRDGFLDAGHALYGSSDPEAASGIVTLRHPDAGRLFHQLQDEGIQIALRNGLLRFAPTYYNTREEALAVVDRLKTEVPA; this is translated from the coding sequence ATGACGATCGACGAACTCAGACAGCACTTCCCGCACACGCGACACGGGATCTACATGAACCACGCGGCGGTGGCGCCCATGAGCACCCCCGTCGTGGAGGCGCTGCAGGCTTACATCGCCGAGCGCCACGAGACGCATGTCGAGAACTTCTTCGACATGGAGCCCGTTATTGCAAGTGCGCTCGATCGCGCGGCGGCGGCGATCGGGACCGTGGCAGACCGGGTGGCGTTCGTGCCGAATACCTCCTACGCCCTCAACCTCCTCGCACAGGGGCTCGACTGGCAGCAGGGCGATCGCATCGCGATTCCCGGGTGCGAGTTTCCGGCCAACGTCTATCCGTTCGTCAACCTGCGCGATCGCGGCGTGGAGGTCGATTACATTCCGGATCGCGACGGCGTCTTCACGCTCGAGGATGTCGAGGCGATGCTGACGAAGCGCACCCGCTTGCTGACGGTGAGCTGGGTGCAGTTTCTGTCGGGATTCAAGGCGGATTTGCGCGCGCTCGGCGCGCTGTGCCGCGAGCGAGGCATTCTGTTTTGCGTCGACGCCATCCAGGGGCTCGGGGCATTCGGACTCGATGTGGCCTCCTGCGGCATCGATTTCCTGGCCTGCGGCGGGCACAAATGGCTGATGGCCTCGCAGGGCATCGGTTTTTTGTATGTGACGGAGGCGCTCCAGGATCGGCTGAAGTCGATGGCCGGCTGGCTGCACGGTCCGATCGACTGGAGCCGGCTGACCGACTACGAACTGACGTTCCACCCCACCGCGCGGCGGTATCGGCTGGGCACCATGAACATGATGGGGGTGGTGTCGCTGAACGCGGCGCTGGGGCTTCGCGAACAGTGCGGCGTTGACTGGTGCGCCGAGCAGGTGCTGGACCGGGCCGCGCTGTTGCGGGATGGTTTTCTGGACGCCGGCCACGCCCTCTATGGGTCCAGCGACCCCGAAGCGGCTTCCGGTATCGTGACCCTGCGGCACCCGGATGCCGGCAGGCTGTTCCATCAGCTGCAGGACGAGGGAATCCAGATCGCGCTCCGCAACGGGCTGCTGCGGTTTGCGCCCACGTATTACAACACGCGCGAGGAAGCGTTGGCCGTGGTCGACCGCCTGAAGACCGAAGTGCCGGCCTGA
- a CDS encoding RluA family pseudouridine synthase, which yields MMMETERQETEIVLDVPSGYAEGERLDVYITGFVANATRAKVQQALKEERVRVNGRVATKPSYRVQGNDRIVCIVLRPPPIEAAPEAIPLEVVYEDEWLLVVNKRAGMVVHPAYGNRTGTLVNALLHHLGAGPISLEETEDEDDGDETPAPLSMSNAQPRSAEGIDLRPGIVHRLDKDTSGLLVVAKDDVTHAKLARQFFDRTTRRTYEALVWGEPSPREGVVETALWRDSRDRRRMAVVPDDKGKRAVTHYSLIESFGYTSHVAFRLETGRTHQIRVHALHLKHPILGDTTYGGTEVRFGPQTSKRVAYFRNLFERMPRQGLHARTLGFKHPQTGAEMDFEAPLPDDMAWVLNRLRDIDAALYQGEGWNG from the coding sequence ATGATGATGGAAACGGAGCGACAGGAAACCGAAATCGTTCTGGACGTGCCCTCCGGCTATGCGGAGGGCGAACGGCTCGATGTGTATATCACCGGCTTCGTCGCCAACGCGACGCGGGCCAAGGTGCAGCAGGCGCTGAAAGAGGAGCGGGTCCGCGTCAACGGGCGCGTCGCCACCAAGCCCTCGTACCGCGTGCAGGGAAACGACCGGATCGTGTGCATCGTGCTGCGGCCCCCGCCGATCGAGGCGGCGCCCGAGGCGATTCCGCTGGAGGTGGTCTACGAGGACGAATGGCTATTGGTGGTCAACAAGCGCGCCGGCATGGTGGTGCACCCTGCTTACGGCAATCGCACCGGGACCCTCGTGAATGCGCTGCTCCATCATCTGGGCGCAGGCCCCATTTCGCTGGAGGAGACGGAGGATGAGGATGACGGCGACGAAACGCCGGCGCCGCTGTCCATGTCCAATGCCCAGCCCCGCAGCGCCGAGGGCATCGACCTGCGCCCCGGCATCGTGCACCGGCTCGACAAGGACACCTCCGGGCTGCTCGTCGTGGCCAAGGACGACGTCACCCATGCGAAACTCGCGCGGCAGTTTTTCGATCGGACGACGCGCCGAACGTACGAGGCACTGGTGTGGGGCGAACCCTCGCCGAGGGAGGGCGTGGTCGAGACGGCGCTGTGGCGGGACAGCCGGGACCGCCGGCGGATGGCCGTCGTGCCCGACGACAAGGGAAAGCGCGCGGTGACCCACTACAGCCTCATCGAGTCCTTCGGCTACACGTCGCACGTGGCCTTCCGCCTTGAGACGGGGCGGACCCATCAGATTCGGGTCCATGCCCTCCATCTCAAACACCCCATTCTGGGCGATACCACGTATGGCGGCACGGAAGTGCGGTTCGGCCCCCAGACCTCCAAACGCGTCGCCTATTTTCGCAACCTGTTCGAACGGATGCCGCGTCAGGGCCTGCATGCCCGAACGCTGGGCTTCAAGCACCCGCAGACCGGAGCAGAGATGGATTTCGAGGCCCCGCTGCCGGACGACATGGCGTGGGTGCTGAACCGCCTCCGCGACATCGACGCGGCGCTGTATCAGGGAGAGGGATGGAATGGATGA
- a CDS encoding PTS sugar transporter subunit IIA, with product MFEIAQLLTPHTVSVHLPGETKGDVLDHLMALLQGDERVLDFESVRRAVLAREAIMSTGVGKGLALPHAKTSAVSGIVAAFATTASPVPYDAIDDEPVRLLFLLVGPEHAKSEHIKTMSRVSRLMNEAGFRARLLTAKSTAEIIALFVESERNLG from the coding sequence GTGTTCGAGATCGCCCAACTTCTGACACCCCACACGGTGAGCGTCCATCTGCCGGGCGAAACCAAGGGCGACGTGCTCGACCATTTGATGGCGTTGCTGCAGGGCGATGAGCGGGTGCTCGATTTCGAGAGCGTCCGCCGCGCGGTGCTGGCTCGCGAAGCCATCATGTCCACCGGCGTAGGCAAGGGCCTCGCGCTTCCGCATGCCAAGACGTCGGCCGTGTCCGGGATCGTGGCCGCGTTTGCCACGACGGCCTCGCCCGTTCCCTACGACGCCATTGACGACGAACCAGTGCGGCTGCTCTTCCTGCTGGTAGGTCCGGAGCATGCCAAATCGGAGCACATCAAGACCATGAGCCGGGTCTCGCGGCTGATGAACGAGGCCGGCTTCCGGGCGCGGCTCCTGACCGCGAAATCCACGGCGGAAATCATTGCCCTCTTTGTAGAAAGCGAACGAAATCTGGGATGA
- the hisS gene encoding histidine--tRNA ligase has product MSTSIKNITGTFDILPAGSTREGVHPQGTAEWQYVERQIRDVFERFQFSEIRTPILEPTELIARGIGQLTDIVSKEMFAFEREDTHYVLRPEVTAPVMRAYLQHHMDQLGGAQKVFYIGPCFRAERPQKGRYRQFHQFGAEVIGVDHPMADAETIAVMMAVYDAFGVTNQTLRINTLGDTESRPRYREALRAYFEPYASELTETSLARLEKNPMRILDTKNERERKLLADAPRLIDYVDAASLAHYDAVKAFLVDVGVTFVEDPFLVRGLDYYTRTAFELESGDLGAQSALAGGGRYDLLAREIGNDDGVPAVGFAAGIERLFLALEALQHPFPAAARPDAVLIALGEAAGRWAFRAALALRKAGLRVNVDLQGRSMKAQMRDANRAGAQNVVIVGDSELAQGAAQVKHMATGNQESVALDALATYLGSNATTAS; this is encoded by the coding sequence ATGAGTACGTCCATCAAGAATATCACCGGCACCTTCGATATCCTGCCGGCCGGATCCACGCGCGAGGGCGTACATCCCCAGGGTACGGCCGAGTGGCAGTATGTCGAGCGGCAAATCCGGGACGTGTTCGAGCGCTTCCAGTTTTCCGAGATCCGCACGCCGATCCTCGAACCGACCGAACTGATCGCCCGCGGCATCGGGCAGCTGACGGATATCGTCTCGAAAGAGATGTTCGCGTTCGAGCGCGAGGATACGCATTACGTGCTTCGTCCGGAGGTTACGGCCCCGGTCATGCGCGCCTACCTGCAGCATCACATGGACCAGCTGGGCGGCGCCCAGAAGGTGTTCTACATCGGCCCCTGCTTCCGCGCGGAACGCCCGCAGAAGGGGCGTTACCGCCAGTTTCATCAGTTCGGCGCCGAGGTCATCGGCGTGGACCATCCGATGGCGGATGCCGAGACGATCGCAGTGATGATGGCCGTATACGACGCGTTCGGCGTCACCAACCAGACGCTGCGCATCAATACGCTCGGCGATACGGAGAGCCGGCCGCGCTACCGGGAGGCGCTCCGTGCGTATTTCGAACCCTACGCCTCGGAGCTGACAGAGACCAGCCTCGCCCGGCTCGAAAAGAATCCCATGCGGATTCTCGACACAAAAAACGAGCGCGAACGCAAGCTCCTCGCGGATGCGCCGCGCCTTATCGATTATGTGGATGCGGCCAGCCTGGCCCATTACGATGCCGTAAAGGCCTTCCTGGTCGACGTGGGCGTGACGTTCGTGGAAGACCCGTTCCTGGTGCGCGGGCTCGACTATTACACCCGGACGGCATTCGAGCTGGAAAGCGGCGACCTCGGCGCGCAGAGCGCGCTCGCCGGCGGGGGACGTTACGACCTCCTCGCCCGCGAGATCGGCAACGACGACGGCGTGCCGGCTGTGGGCTTCGCGGCCGGCATCGAACGGCTCTTTCTGGCGCTGGAAGCCCTGCAGCATCCCTTCCCGGCCGCGGCTCGGCCGGATGCGGTGCTCATTGCACTCGGCGAGGCGGCCGGCCGGTGGGCATTCCGCGCGGCGCTGGCCCTGCGCAAGGCCGGGCTCCGCGTCAACGTCGACCTCCAGGGCCGCTCCATGAAGGCGCAGATGCGCGACGCGAACCGGGCCGGCGCGCAAAACGTCGTCATCGTCGGCGACAGCGAGCTGGCGCAGGGGGCGGCGCAGGTGAAGCATATGGCAACAGGCAACCAGGAATCGGTTGCGTTGGACGCCCTTGCAACGTATCTAGGTTCGAACGCTACGACCGCATCGTAA
- a CDS encoding prolipoprotein diacylglyceryl transferase, with amino-acid sequence MYPRLSDIFKELFGINLPFPIYSFGAMVAIGAMTAGWLLGKELDRYYALGRLNGVMMKVDAKGKKGRSGMQKVAPSNIVWVVTMIALASGFAGAKLFHILENLDQFARAPFQMVFSSGGFTFYGGLIVAAAVVYTYVRKKGLDAAVFADSLAPGLMIAYGIGRLGCHLAGDGDWGIPSDVAAKPDWLPMWLWAETYSNNILGINLSAQPVYPTPIYEFIACMLITAVLWSVRKHPFRAGWLFSVYLVLNGIERYLIEQIRVNNTFELFGIVFTQAEMIAIVLIGLGIVGLIRYSRKQPTHGDERDNDIGSDREKAGKRSPDQSAALH; translated from the coding sequence ATGTACCCCAGACTGAGCGACATCTTCAAGGAACTGTTCGGGATCAACCTGCCGTTTCCGATCTATTCCTTCGGGGCGATGGTGGCCATCGGGGCCATGACGGCCGGCTGGCTCCTCGGCAAGGAGCTGGATCGCTATTATGCCCTGGGCCGGCTGAACGGCGTGATGATGAAGGTGGACGCGAAGGGCAAGAAGGGCCGCTCGGGCATGCAGAAGGTGGCGCCCTCCAACATCGTCTGGGTCGTCACCATGATCGCGCTGGCCTCGGGGTTCGCCGGCGCGAAGCTCTTTCACATCCTCGAAAACCTCGACCAGTTCGCGCGCGCGCCGTTTCAGATGGTGTTTTCCTCCGGCGGCTTTACGTTTTACGGCGGACTCATCGTGGCGGCGGCGGTCGTGTATACGTATGTGCGGAAGAAGGGCCTGGATGCCGCCGTGTTTGCGGACTCGCTGGCGCCCGGGCTCATGATTGCCTACGGCATCGGCCGGCTGGGGTGCCACCTGGCCGGCGATGGGGACTGGGGCATCCCGAGCGACGTCGCCGCGAAGCCGGACTGGCTGCCGATGTGGCTCTGGGCGGAGACCTACAGCAACAACATCCTGGGCATCAACCTGTCGGCCCAGCCGGTGTACCCCACGCCCATCTACGAATTCATTGCGTGTATGCTCATCACGGCCGTCCTGTGGAGCGTGCGCAAGCACCCGTTCCGCGCCGGCTGGCTCTTTTCCGTCTATCTCGTGCTGAACGGGATCGAGCGGTATCTCATCGAACAGATTCGGGTGAACAACACCTTCGAATTATTCGGAATTGTATTCACCCAGGCGGAAATGATCGCGATCGTCCTCATTGGTCTCGGCATCGTCGGGCTCATCCGCTATTCGCGCAAACAACCCACCCATGGCGACGAACGAGACAACGATATCGGTTCTGATCGGGAGAAAGCCGGTAAAAGAAGCCCTGATCAATCAGCCGCGCTCCATTGA